A window of the Pongo abelii isolate AG06213 chromosome 10, NHGRI_mPonAbe1-v2.0_pri, whole genome shotgun sequence genome harbors these coding sequences:
- the TUBA1A gene encoding tubulin alpha-1A chain, with amino-acid sequence MRECISIHVGQAGVQIGNACWELYCLEHGIQPDGQMPSDKTIGGGDDSFNTFFSETGAGKHVPRAVFVDLEPTVIDEVRTGTYRQLFHPEQLITGKEDAANNYARGHYTIGKEIIDLVLDRIRKLADQCTGLQGFLVFHSFGGGTGSGFTSLLMERLSVDYGKKSKLEFSIYPAPQVSTAVVEPYNSILTTHTTLEHSDCAFMVDNEAIYDICRRNLDIERPTYTNLNRLIGQIVSSITASLRFDGALNVDLTEFQTNLVPYPRIHFPLATYAPVISAEKAYHEQLSVAEITNACFEPANQMVKCDPRHGKYMACCLLYRGDVVPKDVNAAIATIKTKRTIQFVDWCPTGFKVGINYQPPTVVPGGDLAKVQRAVCMLSNTTAIAEAWARLDHKFDLMYAKRAFVHWYVGEGMEEGEFSEAREDMAALEKDYEEVGVDSVEGEGEEEGEEY; translated from the exons ATG CGTGAGTGCATCTCcatccacgttggccaggctggtgtccagaTTGGCAATGCCTGCTGGGAGCTCTACTGCCTGGAACACGGCATCCAGCCCGATGGCCAGATGCCAAGTGACAAGACCATTGGGGGAGGAGATGATTCCTTCAACACCTTCTTCAGTGAGACGGGCGCTGGCAAGCATGTGCCCCGGGCTGTGTTTGTAGACTTGGAACCCACAGTCATTG aTGAAGTTCGCACCGGCACCTACCGCCAGCTCTTCCACCCTGAGCAGCTCATCACAGGCAAGGAAGATGCTGCCAATAACTATGCCCGAGGGCACTACACCATTGGCAAGGAGATAATTGACCTCGTGTTGGACCGAATTCGCAAGCTG GCCGACCAGTGCACGGGTCTCCAGGGCTTCTTGGTTTTCCACAGCTTTGGTGGGGGAACTGGCTCTGGGTTCACCTCCCTGCTCATGGAACGTCTCTCAGTTGATTATGGCAAGAAGTCCAAGCTGGAGTTCTCCATTTACCCGGCGCCCCAGGTTTCCACAGCTGTAGTTGAGCCTTACAACTCCATCCTCACCACCCACACCACCCTGGAGCACTCTGATTGTGCCTTCATGGTAGACAATGAGGCCATCTATGACATCTGTCGTAGAAACCTTGATATTGAGCGCCCAACCTATACTAACCTGAATAGGTTAATAGGTCAAATTGTGTCCTCCATCACTGCTTCCCTGAGATTTGATGGAGCCCTGAATGTTGACCTGACAGAATTCCAGACCAACCTGGTGCCCTATCCCCGCATCCACTTCCCTCTGGCCACATATGCCCCTGTCATCTCTGCTGAGAAAGCCTACCACGAACAGCTTTCTGTAGCAGAGATCACCAATGCTTGCTTTGAGCCAGCCAACCAGATGGTGAAATGTGACCCTCGGCATGGTAAATACATGGCTTGCTGCCTGTTATACCGTGGTGACGTGGTTCCCAAAGATGTCAATGCTGCCATTGCCACCATCAAAACCAAGCGTACCATCCAGTTTGTGGATTGGTGCCCCACTGGCTTCAAGGTTGGCATCAACTACCAGCCTCCCACTGTGGTGCCTGGTGGAGACCTGGCCAAGGTACAGAGAGCTGTGTGCATGCTAAGCAACACCACAGCCATTGCTGAGGCCTGGGCTCGCCTGGACCACAAGTTTGACCTGATGTATGCCAAGCGTGCCTTTGTTCACTGGTACGTAGGTGAGGGGATGGAGGAAGGTGAGTTTTCAGAGGCCCGTGAGGACATGGCTGCCCTTGAGAAGGATTATGAGGAGGTTGGTGTGGATTCTGTTGAAGGAGAGGgtgaggaagaaggagaggaataCTAA